The Peptacetobacter hiranonis DNA window GCTACTATCAGTTTTGCTACATCCCACAAAAGCAACCGCTAAAGCAAGAACTAGCGCAAATGATGTTAATTTTTTTATTTTCATAATACTTTCCTCCTAAATTAAAAAATTACATTAGAATTATATTTTGAACGGCGAATATATAACTCACCAAATTCAATTAAGTATTTGGATTAGTTATATTATACTACACTTTGAAAATATAGAGGCTACAAAAGGATTACAACGGATTTGGATAATCCTTGTCGTTAATGAAGAAGTTGTAACCTAAAAGTATATACTATGAAAAATATGTGACAAATTTATATAGACGTTGTAAAATTAGGATATAGAAAAAATCTATAAAAAGTATATCACTATATATATTTAGATGTGATAAAATTAAAAAGTAAAATAAATTAATTTTTTAAAGGGAGATGTTTAAAAATGATAAAAGTAGATGCTAGAGGATTAGCTTGTCCAAAACCAGTTATAAACACTAAAAAAGAATTAGAAAAAATAGCTGAAGGAACAGTAGTTACTACAGTTGATAACACTACTGCGAAAGAAAATCTTTTAAAATTAGCTAGATCTCTTAACTGTGAAGCAACAGTTATAAAAGAAGAAGACGGTGAAATAGAAGTTCAGATAGTTAAAGGGGAAGCTGCAGCTGAAGTAGCTACTGAATCAAATGACGATTTATGTGATCAGGTAGTATTTATATCATCTGATAGAATGGGTTCAGGAAATGATGAATTAGGAAAAGTTCTTATAAAAGGATTCATATACACTTTAACAGAAACAAAACCATATCCAAAAGCAGTTGTTCTAGTTAACGGTGGTGTTACACTATCTACTGAAAACGAAGCTACTGTAGAAAATCTTAAAAAATTAGAAGAAGCTGGTGTACAGGTATTATCTTGTGGAACATGCTTAGACTACTATGGACTAAAAGATCAGTTAAAAGCTGGTGTAGTAAGTAATATGTACGACATAGTTGAAACATTAAAAGGTGCATCAAACACAATAACAATAGGATAATTTTTAAAACTAAATACAATAAAATAAAATGGACTACTACAAAATTTGTAATAGTCCATTTCTTATTTTATAAATTATTTTCTATAGCCATAGATAGATAGTCGGCACACCCTTCTATATTTCTATCGTAATATTCTTTAAATCTCTCATCCATTATATACATCATAGCAAGTGATTTATGTGCTTCTACGCTATATTTATTCCATGTCATTTTTATCCATTTTTGATGCATATTAGCAAGTTCTTTTGCTTCTTTGCTATCTAAATCTAGATTTTCTTTTACACATTTTTCAACTAGAGTAAGGATATTTTCTTCTAATTCTTTAAACATATTATAATCCTCCTCGCTCATATTAAGCATTTTTCTATTAGATTCATCAACTGAATCATTTCCATATTTTTCCCTTATTTCTTTTCCGTAATTTTTTTCATTTTCATCTACTAAATTCTTTTTAAATACTTCAAACTTTTCCTTATCACTCATATTATATTCTCCTTTCAATGATTTTATAGATAGTTTTACAGAATTAATCATTCTATCTATTTTTTTCTTTTCTTCCTCAAGACTAACAAGATGTTCTTCAAGAGCAGAATATAAATCAAAATCTTTACGATAGATTATTTCCTTAATTGTTTGCAGATCAAGCCCTCTTTCTTTGTAAAAAAGTATCTGCTGCAAAAGAGCTACCTCATTATCATCATAATATCTATATCCAGATTCATTTATAAAGCTTGGTTTTAATAATCCAATCTCATCATAATATCTAAGTGTTCTCGAGCTTACACCTGATATTTCAGAAAGTTTTCCTGTACTGTACATTTAAAATCCCTCCCTACAAATAACAGTTTAATCTATTACGCAACGTAAGAGTCAATAAAAAATAAAAATAAATGGAAAATAATTAAATTCTTTACTATAATATAATGTATAAAAAATTGTTGGTATACAAAAATAATAAAAATAAAAAATACTAGAAAATTACTAGTGTCATAAAATTCACAAAATTTAGGAGGAAAATAACAATGGAAACAATGTATATAGTGGCATTTAACTCAACTCACAATGCTATAAAAACAGAAAAATTATTACAGAAAGACGATATAAAAGCAACAACACTTCCAACACCAAGAGAAATAAGTGCAAGTTGTGGAATATCAATAAAATTCGAAAAAGAAGATTTAGAAAGAGTAAAAAATGTTCTTTCTGAAAATAGTATAGATTGCAAAGGTCTATTTATGATAGAAAAACACGAAGGTGGTAAAAGAAGCGCTTCAGAATTAAACTAATGGAGGTATTGTTATGCCATTAAATCTTGAAAAAGGCGATATAGTAGAATTAAAGAAACCACATGCTTGTGGATGCAAAGAGTTTGAAATAACTAGAACGGGTATGGATATAAAAGCTAAATGCAAACAATGTGGTAGACTTATAATGTTAGACAGAGAAACTTTTGAAAAAAGAGTAAAAAAATTACACAAAGTAAATGAAGAATAAAAATAAAAATGCAAGTTTTATACATAAATTAAAATCGTAAATATAGTACTTAATAAATTAAATGATAAATATTATATGTGAAAAAATGATATAAAAATAACGTGTTTTTTTAATATTTAACGTATATTATTTAAGAAAAATTTGATATAATGTAATTGTAAAATGAATAAATTCATTGAAATAAACATTTTCATGGGGGTGCTATAAAAATGGCAGTAAAATTTGCAAGAAGATTAGACAACTTAGAAGGATCAGCAATACGTGAACTGTTAAAATTAACAGCTAGACCAGAAGTTATATCATTCGCTGGTGGTATGCCTGCTCCAGAATTATTCCCAGTAGAAGAAATGAAAAAAATATCAGTTCAGGTTCTTGAAGAACAGGGAAAAGTAGCTTTACAGTACACTACTACTGAAGGATACAAACCATTAAGAGAAAAAATAGCAGAAAGAATGAACAGAAAATTAAAAACTAATGTAGGTCCAGACGATATACTTATAACAAGTGGATCTCAGCAGGGTCTTGATTTCTCTGGTAAAGTATTCCTAGATGAAGGTGACATAGTATTATGTGAAAGTCCATCATACATGGGTGCTTTAAATGCTTTCAAATCATATCAGCCAAAATTCATAGAAATACCAACAGATGATAACGGTATGATAATGGAAGAACTTGAAAAAGTATTAGAAGAAAATGACAGAGTAAAAATGATATATGTTATACCAGATTTCCAGAATCCATCAGGTAGAACTTGGCCAATGGAAAGAAGAGAAAAATTCATGGAAATAATAAACAAATATGAAATACCTGTTATAGAAGATAACCCATATGGTGAATTAAGATTCGAAGGTGAATTCTTACCATCATTAAAAGCTATGGATACTAAAGGTTTAGTAATATTCCTTGGAACATTCTCTAAAATATTCTGCCCAGGATACAGATTAGGATGGACTTGTGCAGCTCCAGAAATATTAAACAAATACAATATATGCAAACAGGGAGCAGACTTACAGGCTTCTACAATATCTCAGATGGAAGTTAACAAATTCATAGAAGAATATGATTTAGATGCTCACGTTGAAAACATAAAAGCTTGCTACGTTAAACGTAGAGATTTAATGTTAAAAACTATGGAAGAAGAATTCCCAGCATGTGTTAAATTCACTCATCCACAGGGTGGTCTATTTACTTGGGTAGTACTTCCAGAAAACGTAAAAGCAGCTGAAATGGCTACTAAATGTCTTGAAAAGAACGTTGCATACGTACCAGGAGATTCATTCTTCCCTAATGGTGGAGTATACAACTGCTGCAGATTAAACTACTCTAACATGCCAGAAGACAAAATAGTTGAAGGTATCAAGAGAATGGGACAGGTTTTAAGAGAAGAATTAGGTGAATAATCTTTAAAACTTTGAATAAATAAAATAAAAGCTATTGTACTTTAAAATGGTCCCTATGTCAAGGACATATATAAAAAAGTCTTAAGCAGCAAGCAGCTGACTTCTATATTGAATAGGAGTCAGCTGTTTTAAATTCCACTGACAACGATCATTATTATAATAATCCATATAATCATCTATTAAACTTTTTAACTCTTCAAATGTATTGCAACTTTTATAATCTATTTCATCTTTCATATGACCAAAGAATGACTCCTGCGGAGCATTGTCCCAACAATTACCTTTTCTAGACATAGATTGACCTAAATTATATTTTTTTAACAAGTTCTGAAAAATAGTACTTGTATAATGAACTCCTTGATCAGAATGAATAAATGCATCTTTATGTAATTTGTCTGAATTTGATAACATGAGATTGTTAATAGTTGAAATAACAATATCCATTTTTAAATTCTTCGATAAATGATACGATAAAATTTCATTCGTAGAAGAATCTTTTACAGTTGATAAATATGCTGTTTTCCCATTGCCGTACGGCATATACGTAATATCAGTTAAAAGTACTTTTCCTGGTATACCTTGTTTAAATTCTCTATTCAATTTATTAGGAACTGTGTGATGTTCTTTTCTTGCTTTTCCCATACGTTTAGCTGGATTTGACTCGCGAATAGGACATTTAATTCCATATTTTTTCATTATTCTTTGAATTTTTTTTCTGTTAAATATTATATTAAATTTACTTTTTAAAATCATTTTTATTGAACGAGAACCTTTTTTGTATCCTCTGAACTTATATGCTTTAAGAATTATTTCTTTTGCTTCTAAATCCTTTTCTTCTTGTTTGCTTATTACATTCTTGTTTTTTAAATAGTTATAAAATCCAGATCTAGATACTCCTGCAACAATACATAGATGTTTTATCATTTTTTTTAAACAATATTTATTTATTACATCATTAATTAATTTGAATATTTTCACCGAAGGTAGCTTATTATTCATCACCTGCCTTTCTTCGAAGTCTAGCTTTTTTACTAGTTCTAGCTCTGCTTTAAGATATGCTATTTCAGCATCCTTCTTATCTATTATCTCTTTATCTGTTAATTTTCTTTTTCTTGGTCTTCCAGAATTATTAACTCTAGAATCATCTAGTCCCAAAATACCATTTTCTTTATATGACTTTCTCCATCGCTCGCTAGCGCATTTAATACGTTTTGCACCTATGATGTTAGTGTCAAAACCTGCTTCTTTAAATATCTGTGTTGGATTTTTTCCCTTATTGTATTCTGTTATGAAATGTATTTTAAATTCATTTGTATATGTTATTGATTTACAGCTTACATTCTTTACAAATGGATTTTTTGATAGCTCTAATGTTTCTTCTTTACTAAATTGTTTTTTACTCATAAATTACTCACCTCTATATTAAAATTATACAAAAAAAGAACCTATAGATGAAACACCTTTTTACAAGTGTCCATTCTATAGGTTCCATTTTACTTAGTACAATAGCTTTTTTTATTTACTAAATGGAAATTTCCATATAGCAGGTGTAAAAATAGATAAACCTATAGCAATATCATCTGTCAAATTTTCAATAATGTGAGGAATATTACTTTTTATTATAGTTGTATCTCCAACTGATAATTTTATATCTTCATCTGGAAGATGTATAATAACCTCTCCTTTTTCAAGCATAACAATTTCTTCACTTTCATGAATTACTGGGAAATCACCATCACAAGACTTAGGATCTAGAAAGAACTTTATAGCTAAAGACTTAGGTATAAAAGTTTCATTAGGCATAGGAGTAAGTAGATGATATTCAACAGTAGAATTAGGTTGTTTCATCATAATTACATCACCGCTTTTTGTAGTAAGATCATCAGAATATTTTTCGGTTTCCATAAGAAGATATGTCGGAATATCTAATGATTTAGAGATTTTCCTTAAAGAAGAAAGTGAAGGGTCTACTAAATTTCTTTCTATCTGAGAAATATAGCCTATAGATAAACCAGTTTCATCAGAGAGTTGTTGCAAAGTTATACTTTTGTTTTTTCTAAAATTTCGTATTCGTTCTCCAAGCATTTTTTACCTCTCTATAAATTATATTTTATATATTTAAAACAAATGTTTTCCCTTAACCTATACAATGATATCACAAAAAAAAGATAAGATAAAGTTATAATTTTTAAAATAAAAAAATAAATAAAGATTTTTTTTATAAATAAAATAAAAAATCAAAAATAATTTGTTTGAAAGTCAAAAAAAGTTGTAAATTTAGTAAAAGTAAAGATAAAACGTATTAAAAACTACTGAAATTAGTATAAAAAACCTTTCAAGTCGTTTTATAGAATTATTTTTTTTATTATTTATAAAAAAAATAAAAGAATTTATTGAATAATAAAAAAATATGTGCTAAAATTATAAAAAAAAAGATGATACTGAATTTTCAGAAAAGCTAATATATTTATATTCTTGAGAAAAAGCTAGTCTATCTGAAAAAATCCAATTCAGTTAATCACAGGAGGGTAAAATGAAAATAGTTGATATCAAAATTGAAAAAATACGTATTCATCTAAAGAAACCGTTTAAAATAGCATTTGCGGTTCAAGATTATGCAGACAATGTAATAATTAAAGTTATGACAGATGAAGGAATATATGGACTAGGAGAAGCAGCTCCGTTCTCACCTGTAACTGGAGAAACAGTAGATAGTGTTATAAGTACACTTAATATGTTCAAAGAAGGATTAATAGGAATGGATCCTCTAGAAATAGAAAAAATACATGTTTTAATGGATAGACTTATAACAGGAAATTCATCAGCAAAAGCGGCTATAGATATAGCTTTATTTGATATAAAAGGAAAAGTGATGGGACAGCCATTATACAAAATACTTGGAGGATATGATAATAAAATACAGACAGATATGACTATCGGTATAGATACTCCAGAAAATATGGCTAAAGAAGCAAAAGAAAGAGTAGAAAACGATGGATTTAGAATATTAAAAATTAAAGCAGGAATAAATCCAGATGAAGATATAAAAGCATTACAGTTAATAAGAGAAGCAGTTGGAAATGATATACGTCTTAGAGTAGATGCAAATCAGGGTTACTGTGTAAATGATGCAGTAAGAGTTTTAAAAGAATTTGAAAAAGTTGGTGTAGAAGCTGTTGAACAGTGCCTACCTCATTGGAATATGAATGATGCAAGATTAATAAGAGAAAAAGTTGGTCTAAAAGTTATGTTAGATGAAAGTATACATTCTCCAATGGATGCAGCTAAAGCTTGTAAAATGGATGCAGCTGATATATTAAATATAAAACTAATGAAATGTGGCGGACTTTACAATGCATTAAAAATAAATGCTATAGCAGAAGCTAATGATGTTAGATGTATGGTTGGATGTATGTTAGAAACTAAAATAGCTATAGCAGCTGGAGCTAGCTTAGTGGCAGCTAAGAAAAATATAACAGAAGCAGACTGCGATAGTTTTATGTATTGTGTCGACCCAGACAA harbors:
- a CDS encoding MerR family transcriptional regulator yields the protein MYSTGKLSEISGVSSRTLRYYDEIGLLKPSFINESGYRYYDDNEVALLQQILFYKERGLDLQTIKEIIYRKDFDLYSALEEHLVSLEEEKKKIDRMINSVKLSIKSLKGEYNMSDKEKFEVFKKNLVDENEKNYGKEIREKYGNDSVDESNRKMLNMSEEDYNMFKELEENILTLVEKCVKENLDLDSKEAKELANMHQKWIKMTWNKYSVEAHKSLAMMYIMDERFKEYYDRNIEGCADYLSMAIENNL
- a CDS encoding DUF951 domain-containing protein; the encoded protein is MPLNLEKGDIVELKKPHACGCKEFEITRTGMDIKAKCKQCGRLIMLDRETFEKRVKKLHKVNEE
- a CDS encoding aminotransferase-like domain-containing protein, with translation MAVKFARRLDNLEGSAIRELLKLTARPEVISFAGGMPAPELFPVEEMKKISVQVLEEQGKVALQYTTTEGYKPLREKIAERMNRKLKTNVGPDDILITSGSQQGLDFSGKVFLDEGDIVLCESPSYMGALNAFKSYQPKFIEIPTDDNGMIMEELEKVLEENDRVKMIYVIPDFQNPSGRTWPMERREKFMEIINKYEIPVIEDNPYGELRFEGEFLPSLKAMDTKGLVIFLGTFSKIFCPGYRLGWTCAAPEILNKYNICKQGADLQASTISQMEVNKFIEEYDLDAHVENIKACYVKRRDLMLKTMEEEFPACVKFTHPQGGLFTWVVLPENVKAAEMATKCLEKNVAYVPGDSFFPNGGVYNCCRLNYSNMPEDKIVEGIKRMGQVLREELGE
- a CDS encoding IS3 family transposase; this translates as MSKKQFSKEETLELSKNPFVKNVSCKSITYTNEFKIHFITEYNKGKNPTQIFKEAGFDTNIIGAKRIKCASERWRKSYKENGILGLDDSRVNNSGRPRKRKLTDKEIIDKKDAEIAYLKAELELVKKLDFEERQVMNNKLPSVKIFKLINDVINKYCLKKMIKHLCIVAGVSRSGFYNYLKNKNVISKQEEKDLEAKEIILKAYKFRGYKKGSRSIKMILKSKFNIIFNRKKIQRIMKKYGIKCPIRESNPAKRMGKARKEHHTVPNKLNREFKQGIPGKVLLTDITYMPYGNGKTAYLSTVKDSSTNEILSYHLSKNLKMDIVISTINNLMLSNSDKLHKDAFIHSDQGVHYTSTIFQNLLKKYNLGQSMSRKGNCWDNAPQESFFGHMKDEIDYKSCNTFEELKSLIDDYMDYYNNDRCQWNLKQLTPIQYRSQLLAA
- the yedF gene encoding sulfurtransferase-like selenium metabolism protein YedF, which produces MIKVDARGLACPKPVINTKKELEKIAEGTVVTTVDNTTAKENLLKLARSLNCEATVIKEEDGEIEVQIVKGEAAAEVATESNDDLCDQVVFISSDRMGSGNDELGKVLIKGFIYTLTETKPYPKAVVLVNGGVTLSTENEATVENLKKLEEAGVQVLSCGTCLDYYGLKDQLKAGVVSNMYDIVETLKGASNTITIG
- a CDS encoding mandelate racemase/muconate lactonizing enzyme family protein, which gives rise to MKIVDIKIEKIRIHLKKPFKIAFAVQDYADNVIIKVMTDEGIYGLGEAAPFSPVTGETVDSVISTLNMFKEGLIGMDPLEIEKIHVLMDRLITGNSSAKAAIDIALFDIKGKVMGQPLYKILGGYDNKIQTDMTIGIDTPENMAKEAKERVENDGFRILKIKAGINPDEDIKALQLIREAVGNDIRLRVDANQGYCVNDAVRVLKEFEKVGVEAVEQCLPHWNMNDARLIREKVGLKVMLDESIHSPMDAAKACKMDAADILNIKLMKCGGLYNALKINAIAEANDVRCMVGCMLETKIAIAAGASLVAAKKNITEADCDSFMYCVDPDNGMEGGFEINGDTFVLSDKPGLGIDFDF
- a CDS encoding DUF3343 domain-containing protein, translating into METMYIVAFNSTHNAIKTEKLLQKDDIKATTLPTPREISASCGISIKFEKEDLERVKNVLSENSIDCKGLFMIEKHEGGKRSASELN
- a CDS encoding helix-turn-helix domain-containing protein, with the protein product MLGERIRNFRKNKSITLQQLSDETGLSIGYISQIERNLVDPSLSSLRKISKSLDIPTYLLMETEKYSDDLTTKSGDVIMMKQPNSTVEYHLLTPMPNETFIPKSLAIKFFLDPKSCDGDFPVIHESEEIVMLEKGEVIIHLPDEDIKLSVGDTTIIKSNIPHIIENLTDDIAIGLSIFTPAIWKFPFSK